A genomic region of Pongo pygmaeus isolate AG05252 chromosome 7, NHGRI_mPonPyg2-v2.0_pri, whole genome shotgun sequence contains the following coding sequences:
- the LOC129042608 gene encoding LOW QUALITY PROTEIN: protein FAM87A-like (The sequence of the model RefSeq protein was modified relative to this genomic sequence to represent the inferred CDS: substituted 1 base at 1 genomic stop codon), with protein sequence MLRQDLPWPRLGFLGLGGCGLIVKPGMTLRNWASFFVVFQAWSLMLLQVLGDMLNIYYAYIQATVTLKVDVAPRLFFSEGGALTEHFSSMDSFQLXEAGGTWIPRPAPIYGRAVVTRTVTKAQSLRSALAWAALGCKHPVLSTLCEEGQQGAWSVFRRF encoded by the coding sequence ATGCTGCGTCAGGACCTGCCGTGGCCTCGGCTGGGCTTCCTGGGACTCGGTGGTTGTGGGCTGATTGTAAAGCCTGGAATGACTCTTAGAAACTGGGCGTCATTCTTTGTGGTTTTCCAAGCTTGGTCTCTGATGTTGCTCCAGGTCTTAGGAGACATGCTGAATATTTATTATGCTTACATTCAAGCAACAGTAACCCTTAAAGTTGATGTAGCTCCCCGTCTTTTTTTCTCAGAAGGAGGAGCACTGACGGAACATTTTTCCAGTATGGATTCTTTCCAGCTCTGAGAAGCTGGAGGCACATGGATCCCTCGGCCAGCTCCCATCTATGGACGTGCTGTAGTCACAAGGACTGTGACAAAGGCTCAGTCCCTGAGGAGTGCCTTGGCATGGGCTGCTTTAGGCTGTAAACACCCGGTTTTATCCACTTTATGTGAAGAAGGCCAACAAGGGGCATGGAGTGTGTTCCGCAGGTTTTAG